The Kribbella sp. NBC_00662 nucleotide sequence CCAGCCGCGCTCACCGCGGATCCGGCCGCCGCGGACGTAGAAGATCTGCACGGCGACCTCGAGCGGGTCCTCGCTCAAGGCGATCACGTCGGTGTCGGTGCCGTCGCCGAGGACGACGGCGTTCTTGGCCAGCGCCTTCTCCAGCGCGGCCAGGTCGTCGCGGATCTTCGCGGCCCGCTCGTACTCCAGCTCGGCCGCCGCGGCCTTCATCTCCTTCTCCAGCCGGCGCACGTAGGTCGCGGTCTGGCCGGAGAGGAACGCGGCGAAGTCGTCGACGATCTGGCGGTGCTCCTCCTGCGTCACCTGACCGGTGCAGGGCGCGGAGCACTTGCCGATGTAGCCGAGCAGGCAGGGCCGGCCGATCTGGCGGTGCCGGTTGAAGACGCCCTTGCTGCAGGAGCGCATCGGGAACACCCGCAGCAGCAGGTCGACGGTCTCGCGGATGGCCCAGGCGTGGCTGTACGGACCGAAGTACTTCACGCCCTTCTTCTTCTGGCCGCGGCCGACCATCACCCGCGGGTAGTCCTCGTTGAGGGTGATGGCCAACCACGGGTACGACTTGTCGTCGCGGTACTTCACGTTGAAGCGCGGGTCGTACTCCTTGATCCAGGAGTACTCCAGCTGCAGCGACTCGACCTCGCTGGCGACCACGGTCCACTCGACCTTCGAGGCCGTCGTCACCATCGCCTGCGTCCGCGGGTGCAGGTTCACCAGGTCCTGGAAATACGACGACAACCGGGACCGCAGGTTCTTCGCCTTGCCGACGTAGATGACCCGCCCGGCGGAGTCGCTGAAACGGTAGACGCCGGGTGAGTCGGGGATCGATCCCGGAGCGGGACGGTACGAGGACGGATCAGCCACCCAACCACCCTAGTTCGGGTTGCCGACAAATCCGGAATTCCGCCGAAGTCTCTACTGCTACTTCAATGACAGACTTGAAGGTATGACGATCGAAGAACTGGATCGGACGATCCGCGCGTACGACGGTGTCCGGGTGCTCGAGGCCCAGGACGACCTGTTCTACCTCTACGACCCGTCCGCCGACCTCCCACCGGAGCGACAGCAGCCGTTCGCCACCATTGTCACCGGCGACCACTACGAGAAGGTGTCCCGGCTGGACGAGCCCGGTGCGTGGCGGCTCAACCTCGGGCTGACCAAGGCGACGTACACCTCGCTCTTCGGGCCGGTGCCGACCGAACGCGACGCCGACTGGGTGCTCGACTCCGGTCACGACTACACGGCCCGGAACACGCTCATGCCGCACCCGTTCTACGCCGCCCAGTACTGGGTGGCGATCGTGAACCCGGCCGACCTCCAGCCACTCGTCCCGTTGCTCGACGAGGCCTACCAGTTCGCGGCGCGCAAGTACGCCAACCATCAGGCGCGGCAAACGCAGTGAACGTTGCGGTCGTGTTGCGGGTTCACCCATAAGGCCGGTTTGACCCCCGGTTGGGATGAGCGTCGTCTCTAGCGTGTGACCCAGGGTAGATGTGCAGGACCTTTGCGTGAGGCAACAAGGCCTTGCGCTGACTCGAGGGAGTTCCGCCCATGTCCCCATCCCTGAGCAGGCCACGCGCACTACTCGGTGCGGTCGCGGCTTCAGCGCTCGCGGTCACCGGCATCGTCGCGACGGCGGCCGGCAGCAACGCATCCCAGCAGGCGCCGGTGACGATCCGCGGCGCCGGCAGTTCGAACGCGATCCCCGGCAGCTACATCGTCGTACTGAACGGCCAGCGGTCGCAGGCCCAGACCCGGGTCACCACGCAGAGCCTGGCGACGAGCTACGACGTCAAGGTCAAGGACCAGTACGACGCCTCGATCAAGGGCTTCTCCGCGAGTATGAGTGAGGACCAGGCGAAGAAGCTCGCCGGTGACTCGCGGGTCGCGTTCGTGCAGCAGAATCAGAAGATCACCGTCAGCCAGGACGACCCGCCGTGGGGCCTGGACCGGGCCGACCAGCGCGACCTGCCGCTGGACAAGAAGTACGAGGCGTCGACCACCGCAGACAACGTGAACGTCTACGTGATCGACACCGGCATCTACGCCAAGCACAAGGACTTCGGCGACCGCGCGTCGGTGGGCACCGACACCGTCGGCGACGGCCAGAACGGCGTCGACTGCATGGGGCACGGCAGCCACGTGGCCGGCACCATCGCGGGCACGACGTACGGCCTGGCCAAGGGTGCGAAGGTGATCGCGGTCCGGGTGCTCGACTGCCAGGGATCCGGCTCGACCGAGTCCGTGGTGGCCGGGATCGACTGGGTGACCAAGAACGCGAAGAAGCCCGCGGTGGCGAACATGAGCCTCGGCGGCGGCGCGGACGACGCGCTGGACGCGGCGGTGAAGGCCTCTGTCGGCGCCGGCATCACCTACGCAGTTGCCGCTGGCAACGACAGCGCGGACGCCTGCCAGAGCTCGCCGGCCCGGGAGCCCTCGGCGATCACGGTCGGCGCGACCGACAACCAGGACAAGCGGGCGTCGTTCTCGAACTTCGGCAAGTGCGTGGACCTGTTCGCGCCGGGTGTCGACATCACCTCGGTCGGCATCACCGACCCGGACGCGACCGCGAAGATGAGCGGTACGTCGATGGCGACGCCGCACGTCGCCGGCGGAATCGCGCTGTACCTGGCCGACCACCCGGACGCCACCCCGGCCGACGTCACGAAGGCGCTGGTCGCCAACTCGACGCCGGACAAGGTCGGCGACCCGGGCGACGCCTCCCCGAACAAGCTGCTGTACGTCGGCAAGCCCGACCCAGCCCAGCCCTGACCACGTCCCGACTCGCCCCACCTCCCGGCTAGACCCACGTCCCGTCTCGACGCATTTCATGGGTTGACCCACGAAGCGGGGGGTTCCCCACCCTGACACCGGGTGGGGAACCCCCCACTAGCCTGGTGGACCTACCAGGTTGGCTGGTCAGCCCAGCAAAGGGTCAGCCCGAACAAGCTGTTGTATGTCGGCAAGGCCGACCCAGCCCAGTCCTGACCACGTCCCGACTGGCCCCACGTCCCGACTGGCCCCACATCCCGGCTAGACCCACATCCCGACTGGCTCCACATCCCGACTGGCCCCACATCCCGGCTAGACCCACCTCCCGGCCCGACGCATTTCATGGGTTGACCCACGAAGCGGGGGGTTCCCCACCCTGACACCGGGTGGGGAACCCCCCACTAGCCTGGTGGACCTACCGAATTGGCTGGCCGGCTCAGCAAAGGGTCAGGCGGACTGGACGATGTTGGTGCCCTGGACGGCGACGTTCACTGCGGGGAGCGGCGACGGGGCCGGGCCGCTTGTCACGCTGCCGTCGGTGATCTTGAAGTGGCTGTTGTGGAACGGGCAGACGATCTGTCCGTCCTCGACCGAGCCGACGATGTTGCCCTGGTGCGTGCACACCGCGGAGAAGCCCTTGTACTGACCCGCGGTCGGCTGGGTCACCACGACCTTGGCCTCGGTGAACACCTTCCCGCCGCCGACCGGTACGTCGGACACCGGGCCGAGCACGGTCCCGCCACCGGCCGGAGCGCTCGAGGAGGGTGCGCTCGACGACGGCCCACTCGAGCTGGGAGCGGGCGCAGAGCTGGAGCCGGTGGCCGACGGCGTCGAAGCGCCACCGCCAGACGCGTCGTTACTGCTGCCGCAGGCCGCGAGGATCGGGGCGCTGGCACCCACCAGCGCGGCCATGGCCGCGCAGCGGAGCACCGTCCTCCGGTCGCGCAGACCGTCCGCCGCGGTGCCGGGCACGGCCTCGGTCTGCTGCGGGGTGACTGGTGCCATCGTGTCATCGCTCATGAATCTGGACCTCCAAGAGCCTGCTGGTCGAAGTAGTTGAACGCTATATACCGGGTCAAACGACCGGATCAGCAGAACGGTTCAACGAGTCCAGGATTGAACCGCAGTTTGAAGGTTTGCTGTGAGCCGGCTGCCGATCCGCTGGGCGCCGCCACCCGCCGGGTCACGAGTCGACCGGGTGCCTGACAGACTTTGGGCGTGGGGAAGGCCATGGGATGACAGGAACGACGAACGACTCGACCGTTCTGAGGGCGATCGCGGACCTCGCGCCGATGTGGATGCCGGGCTGTGTCGTCGACACCGCCGAGCGCACGGTCGAGGTCGGCTGGGGCCGCGGCGCGCTGCAGATGTCCGCGGTTGTCGGGCTGGGCGAGATCATCGATCGCTGCAATCAGTTGCCGCAGCACCTCTGGGCCGAGCGGATCGAGGCGTGGCTCCGCGCCGTCGTCGCCGAGGGCGAACTGGCCACCGAGGAGCATCGGTTCGGCGACGTCGCGGAGCGGCAGCGCGCGTTGCTCGTCCAGCGCGGCTGGTCCGCCCGCACGGCCGGTCCGGTGGCCGACGCACTGATCCCGTTCGGGGACCATTTCGAGGTCGTGGTCTTCATCGGTACCGGTAAGGACCTGCGGCGGCTGACCGTCGTACGGCGATCGATGCTCGGCCTCGGTGATCCGGCCGTACCGTCGCCGGTGCAACTCACACTGGAGCAGATCTCCGACCTGCGGCCGGTCGAGCACAACGGGTTCTCGGTGCTCAGTCGCGAGGACGACCCGCTCGTGTCGATGGCTGTCGTCGATCGGGAGAATCTGCTGCCGCAGGCGTCTCTCGGCCTCGGCATACTGCTCGGCGTACCGCGGTTGAGCACGGTGGCGTTCTGCCCCGCGGACGCCGGCCAGGAGACTGCGGACGAGCTGGCGAGGTTCGTCGCGGACACCTATCGCGATGCGCCCGACCAGTGCAGTCCGGACGTGTTCTGGCTCCAAGGCGACCGGATGGTCCAAGTGCCGGTCACACTGGCGCAGCCGCCGACAGTCATGCTGCCGGCGGCACTGCTCCCGTCACCGCGTCGTACGTGGATCCGTCACCTCGTCCA carries:
- a CDS encoding DUF6194 family protein produces the protein MTIEELDRTIRAYDGVRVLEAQDDLFYLYDPSADLPPERQQPFATIVTGDHYEKVSRLDEPGAWRLNLGLTKATYTSLFGPVPTERDADWVLDSGHDYTARNTLMPHPFYAAQYWVAIVNPADLQPLVPLLDEAYQFAARKYANHQARQTQ
- a CDS encoding S8 family peptidase, producing the protein MSPSLSRPRALLGAVAASALAVTGIVATAAGSNASQQAPVTIRGAGSSNAIPGSYIVVLNGQRSQAQTRVTTQSLATSYDVKVKDQYDASIKGFSASMSEDQAKKLAGDSRVAFVQQNQKITVSQDDPPWGLDRADQRDLPLDKKYEASTTADNVNVYVIDTGIYAKHKDFGDRASVGTDTVGDGQNGVDCMGHGSHVAGTIAGTTYGLAKGAKVIAVRVLDCQGSGSTESVVAGIDWVTKNAKKPAVANMSLGGGADDALDAAVKASVGAGITYAVAAGNDSADACQSSPAREPSAITVGATDNQDKRASFSNFGKCVDLFAPGVDITSVGITDPDATAKMSGTSMATPHVAGGIALYLADHPDATPADVTKALVANSTPDKVGDPGDASPNKLLYVGKPDPAQP
- a CDS encoding Rieske (2Fe-2S) protein — translated: MSDDTMAPVTPQQTEAVPGTAADGLRDRRTVLRCAAMAALVGASAPILAACGSSNDASGGGASTPSATGSSSAPAPSSSGPSSSAPSSSAPAGGGTVLGPVSDVPVGGGKVFTEAKVVVTQPTAGQYKGFSAVCTHQGNIVGSVEDGQIVCPFHNSHFKITDGSVTSGPAPSPLPAVNVAVQGTNIVQSA